In a genomic window of Leifsonia xyli subsp. cynodontis DSM 46306:
- the xylA gene encoding xylose isomerase — MRLTPTRADKFSFGLWTVGYTGADPFGGATRPPLDVVEAVTRLSELGAYGLTFHDDDLFAFGSADAERQKQIDRLKQVLADTGIIVPMVTTNLFSAPVFKDGGFTSNDRAVRRFALRKALRNLDLAAELGAQTFVMWGGREGAEYDSAKDIRMALERYREAVDLLGDYVTDKGYGIRFALEPKPNEPRGDILLPTVGHALAFISSLERPELVGLNPEVGHEQMAGLNVAAGIAQALYHGKLFHIDLNGQRGVKYDQDLVFGHGDLQNAFALVDLLENGGPNNGPAYDGPRHFDYKPSRTEDITGVWESAAANMRTYLLLKERAASFRADPEVQEALAASRVAELSQPTLGPSESYGDLLADRSAFEDFDAGAYFGGRGFGFVRLQQLALEHLLGAR, encoded by the coding sequence ATGAGGCTCACCCCCACCCGGGCTGACAAGTTCTCGTTCGGACTGTGGACCGTCGGCTACACCGGCGCCGACCCGTTCGGCGGCGCGACCCGGCCACCGCTCGACGTGGTGGAGGCGGTGACGAGGCTGAGCGAGCTGGGCGCTTACGGGCTCACCTTCCACGATGACGACCTGTTCGCGTTCGGCTCGGCCGACGCGGAGCGGCAGAAGCAGATCGACCGGCTGAAGCAGGTGCTCGCGGACACCGGGATCATCGTGCCGATGGTCACAACGAACCTGTTCAGCGCCCCGGTGTTCAAAGACGGCGGCTTCACCTCCAACGACCGCGCCGTGCGCCGGTTCGCGCTGCGGAAGGCGCTGAGGAACCTCGACCTCGCCGCCGAGCTGGGGGCGCAGACGTTCGTGATGTGGGGTGGCCGCGAAGGGGCGGAGTACGACTCCGCGAAAGATATCCGGATGGCGCTGGAGCGCTACCGCGAGGCCGTCGATCTGCTCGGCGACTATGTCACGGACAAGGGCTACGGCATCCGGTTCGCCCTGGAGCCGAAGCCGAACGAGCCGCGCGGCGACATCCTGCTCCCGACCGTCGGCCACGCGCTCGCGTTCATCTCATCGCTGGAGCGGCCCGAGCTGGTGGGGCTCAACCCGGAGGTCGGGCACGAGCAGATGGCCGGGCTCAACGTCGCCGCCGGAATCGCTCAGGCGCTGTACCACGGCAAGCTCTTCCACATCGACCTCAACGGGCAGCGCGGCGTCAAGTACGACCAGGATCTGGTGTTCGGGCACGGCGACCTGCAGAATGCCTTCGCGCTGGTCGACTTGCTGGAGAACGGCGGCCCGAACAACGGCCCCGCCTACGACGGCCCGCGCCACTTCGACTACAAGCCGTCCCGCACCGAGGACATCACGGGCGTCTGGGAGTCGGCGGCGGCGAACATGCGCACCTACCTGCTCTTGAAGGAGCGCGCGGCGTCGTTCCGCGCCGACCCCGAGGTGCAGGAGGCGCTGGCCGCGTCGCGCGTCGCGGAGCTGTCGCAGCCGACGCTCGGCCCGAGCGAGAGCTACGGGGACCTGCTAGCCGACCGCAGCGCGTTCGAGGACTTCGACGCGGGCGCCTACTTCGGCGGCAGGGGCTTCGGCTTCGTGCGTCTTCAGCAGCTGGCACTCGAGCACCTGCTCGGCGCACGCTGA
- a CDS encoding alpha/beta hydrolase: MPGDGVPLVFDFEAADALAVGARVAAAIEVRTPVRSGVVAVASAEFRGGLARAFARNGEHAAAGGRAGAAGLRSLAGFADEIAESARAEKVRRSRVREWEYRRSRREAQAVALGIAAAVSFEVWDPRPAAGPPPLRRAVEPVSVRRDTPPATMSDSGSGGVSSARPGDLRAYASMCGTLDAELAGYLHRVRQAVDAFERGCRWGDLDASAVLTGFQRWLDGNRADAAWAEGTAAGFETAGGGASGTVWAVYDPVRKGWAAATPAELLGLLRSLTAAELARLLRNNPDLAQTFWNHPPDPVHVADWWAGLTAKQQNALVKTAPVIIGNLPGLPYRIRDTANRATYAHWLRHLDELTEDQRKVIQALRKALATPEDGVPVRLVALNLFATTPPVAVGYGDLDRTSHTTWCAPGMDFDAKDALGTWSDAAKNLYRTQHTTKVGTPGVVAWMGYDTPGLLGVAFGAAAESGGARFASEIDRNSAARAAGEAGPASIAVVAHSYGTTMASYALTQTTTRIDSLVMVGSAGIDTGLVPSLSRVHATTVYTTHATGDRLAPFGSPLAHRAEPNPEAAGATDRAIGGAHAFSSEGNGRDLAGVDGHNPLGEPHRTAPGGLLNAEPSRGHGYFNLDTQSLWNTSATALGRPDLIDGDLTSTTAGADAHNQRAEKITERQRQKALP; encoded by the coding sequence GTGCCGGGCGACGGTGTGCCGTTGGTCTTCGATTTCGAGGCGGCGGACGCGCTGGCGGTCGGGGCGAGGGTGGCGGCGGCGATCGAGGTGCGGACGCCGGTTCGTTCGGGTGTTGTCGCGGTCGCGTCGGCGGAGTTCCGTGGCGGGTTAGCCCGCGCGTTCGCACGGAATGGTGAGCATGCGGCGGCCGGCGGGCGGGCGGGCGCGGCGGGGTTGCGGAGCCTGGCCGGGTTCGCGGACGAGATCGCGGAGAGCGCGCGGGCGGAGAAGGTCCGGCGTTCCCGGGTCCGGGAGTGGGAGTATCGGCGGAGTCGGCGGGAAGCGCAGGCGGTGGCGCTGGGGATCGCGGCGGCGGTGTCCTTCGAGGTGTGGGACCCCCGGCCAGCGGCGGGGCCCCCGCCGCTGAGACGGGCTGTGGAGCCGGTGTCGGTGCGGCGGGACACCCCGCCTGCCACCATGAGCGACAGCGGCAGCGGTGGTGTGTCGTCGGCGCGGCCGGGGGATCTGCGTGCGTATGCGAGCATGTGCGGGACGCTGGACGCGGAGCTGGCCGGGTATCTGCACCGGGTCCGGCAGGCGGTGGACGCCTTCGAGCGGGGGTGCCGGTGGGGTGACCTCGACGCCTCGGCTGTCCTGACCGGGTTCCAGCGCTGGCTGGACGGCAACCGGGCGGACGCTGCCTGGGCGGAGGGGACCGCTGCGGGTTTCGAGACCGCCGGCGGCGGGGCGAGCGGGACGGTGTGGGCGGTGTACGATCCGGTGCGGAAGGGGTGGGCTGCGGCCACCCCCGCTGAGCTCCTCGGCCTCCTGCGATCCCTCACCGCCGCCGAGCTCGCCCGGCTGCTGCGGAACAACCCCGACCTCGCCCAGACCTTCTGGAACCATCCCCCCGACCCCGTCCACGTCGCGGACTGGTGGGCGGGCCTGACCGCGAAACAACAGAACGCCCTCGTGAAGACCGCGCCGGTGATCATCGGCAACCTCCCCGGCCTGCCCTACCGCATCCGGGACACCGCGAACCGGGCCACCTACGCCCACTGGCTGCGCCACCTCGACGAACTCACCGAAGACCAACGGAAAGTCATCCAAGCCCTCAGGAAAGCCCTGGCCACTCCGGAGGACGGCGTCCCGGTGCGGTTGGTCGCCCTGAACCTCTTCGCCACCACCCCGCCGGTCGCGGTCGGCTACGGCGACCTCGACCGCACCAGCCACACCACCTGGTGCGCCCCCGGCATGGACTTCGACGCGAAAGACGCCCTCGGCACCTGGAGCGATGCCGCGAAGAACCTCTACCGGACCCAGCACACCACGAAGGTCGGCACTCCCGGTGTGGTCGCGTGGATGGGCTACGACACCCCGGGCCTGCTCGGGGTCGCCTTCGGGGCCGCGGCGGAATCCGGCGGCGCCCGCTTCGCGTCCGAGATCGACAGGAACAGCGCGGCACGGGCAGCCGGTGAGGCCGGGCCGGCGAGCATCGCCGTCGTCGCGCACTCCTACGGCACCACCATGGCCTCGTACGCGCTCACCCAGACGACCACCAGGATCGACTCGCTCGTGATGGTCGGCTCCGCCGGGATCGACACCGGTCTTGTGCCCTCGCTCTCCCGTGTCCACGCCACCACCGTCTACACCACCCACGCCACCGGCGACCGCCTCGCCCCCTTCGGCTCCCCCCTCGCCCACCGCGCCGAACCCAACCCCGAAGCCGCCGGAGCCACCGACCGGGCCATCGGCGGGGCCCACGCCTTCTCCTCCGAAGGCAACGGCCGCGACCTCGCCGGAGTCGATGGCCACAACCCCCTGGGCGAACCCCACCGCACCGCCCCCGGCGGCCTCCTCAACGCCGAACCCAGCAGAGGACACGGCTACTTCAATCTGGACACCCAATCGCTCTGGAACACGTCCGCGACCGCCCTCGGCCGGCCCGATCTGATCGATGGGGACCTGACCTCGACCACCGCCGGCGCCGACGCCCACAACCAGCGGGCCGAGAAGATCACAGAACGCCAGCGACAAAAGGCCCTGCCATGA
- a CDS encoding glycosyltransferase, producing the protein MSNSSTPSLALDIVVPVYNEQATLETSLRRLHAYLNGAVQASWRITIADNASTDATPALADALAAELPRVAAVHLPLKGRGRALKGVWGSSPAEVLVYLDEDLSTDLAALPPLVAPLLSGHSDLAIGTRLGRSARVTRGGKREFISRSYNLLLRRSMAVGFSDAQCGFKAIRREAAQRLLSLVEDDGWFFDTELLILAERAGLRIHEIPVDWVDDPHSSVDIVRTAREDLKGMLRVGTNIARGRMPLESVYVELGRRPFAPAREPGFFGQVVRFAVVGALSTAAYAVLYLLLSGLVGGQTANFAALLITAVANTGANRRFTFGVRGCPGMARHQFQGLIVFGIAWALTGGSLALLHTLAPGASSRVELLVLTAANLAATLLRFALLRLWVFRASRRRETARATTGAPPAPAVLPPAALPAALPPAPEPASGTPLVLTLTETEQ; encoded by the coding sequence ATGTCGAACTCATCCACTCCATCCCTGGCGCTCGACATCGTCGTGCCCGTGTACAACGAGCAGGCGACGCTCGAGACGTCCCTCCGCCGGCTGCACGCCTACCTGAACGGCGCGGTCCAGGCGAGCTGGCGGATCACGATCGCCGACAACGCCAGCACCGACGCGACACCCGCCCTTGCAGACGCCCTCGCGGCCGAGCTGCCGCGGGTGGCCGCGGTGCATCTGCCCCTCAAAGGGCGGGGCCGCGCCCTGAAAGGGGTGTGGGGCTCTTCCCCGGCCGAGGTGCTGGTCTATCTGGACGAGGATCTCTCCACCGATCTCGCCGCCCTGCCGCCGCTGGTGGCCCCGCTGCTCTCCGGGCACTCCGACCTCGCGATCGGGACGCGGCTCGGCCGCAGCGCCCGGGTCACCCGCGGCGGCAAACGCGAGTTCATCTCCCGCAGCTACAACCTGCTGCTGCGCCGCAGCATGGCCGTCGGGTTCAGTGACGCGCAGTGCGGCTTCAAGGCGATCCGCCGAGAGGCCGCCCAGCGGCTGCTGTCCCTCGTGGAGGACGACGGCTGGTTCTTCGACACCGAACTGCTCATCCTCGCCGAGAGGGCGGGTTTGCGCATCCACGAGATCCCGGTGGACTGGGTCGACGACCCCCACAGTTCGGTCGACATCGTGCGCACGGCCCGCGAGGACCTCAAAGGGATGCTGCGCGTCGGCACGAACATCGCGCGGGGCCGCATGCCGCTGGAGTCCGTGTACGTGGAACTCGGGCGGCGCCCCTTCGCCCCGGCCCGGGAGCCGGGCTTCTTCGGCCAGGTTGTGCGCTTCGCGGTCGTCGGGGCGCTCTCGACCGCGGCCTACGCGGTGCTCTACCTGCTTCTCTCCGGCCTGGTCGGTGGACAGACTGCGAACTTCGCGGCGCTGCTCATCACCGCGGTCGCCAACACCGGGGCGAACCGCCGCTTCACGTTCGGCGTGCGCGGATGTCCCGGGATGGCGCGGCATCAGTTCCAGGGGCTGATCGTGTTCGGCATCGCCTGGGCGCTCACCGGCGGCTCCCTCGCGCTGCTTCACACGCTCGCGCCGGGGGCCTCCTCGCGGGTTGAACTGCTGGTGCTGACCGCGGCGAACCTCGCCGCAACGCTGCTGCGCTTCGCGCTGCTGCGGCTGTGGGTGTTCCGGGCGTCGCGACGGCGGGAGACGGCGCGGGCCACCACGGGGGCGCCGCCCGCGCCCGCTGTGCTTCCCCCTGCTGCGCTTCCCGCCGCCCTGCCCCCGGCGCCGGAACCGGCCTCCGGAACCCCTCTCGTGCTGACCCTCACCGAAACGGAGCAGTGA
- the trxA gene encoding thioredoxin, with protein MATVELTAQNIETQIAGNGIVFVDFWAEWCGPCRQFGPVFESTSEQHSDVVFGKVDTEAEQALAASARITSIPTLMAFRDGLLVFSQPGALPAPALEDLIGQVKALDMDAVRASMAEGQAAQPRA; from the coding sequence ATGGCCACCGTCGAGCTGACCGCGCAGAACATCGAAACCCAGATCGCCGGGAACGGCATCGTTTTCGTCGACTTCTGGGCGGAGTGGTGCGGGCCCTGCCGCCAGTTCGGACCCGTCTTCGAGAGCACGTCCGAGCAGCACTCCGATGTCGTGTTCGGCAAGGTCGACACCGAAGCCGAGCAGGCCCTCGCAGCGTCGGCGCGGATCACGTCCATCCCGACGCTGATGGCCTTCCGCGACGGCCTCCTGGTGTTCTCCCAGCCGGGTGCGCTGCCCGCTCCGGCGCTGGAGGACCTCATCGGCCAGGTGAAGGCGCTCGACATGGACGCCGTGCGCGCGTCGATGGCGGAGGGGCAAGCGGCGCAGCCCCGAGCGTAG
- a CDS encoding trypsin-like serine peptidase produces MAALATMAVAGVVALVPHGVPGASAAEPVRDMAGAVLQSPPEPRAAIPHRSSSPDSDPLGYWTADRMRSAVRAGSPAGARAEATAGNSASGHPMQTVGKLFYVDANGQDSWCTAAVINGSSHNLVETAGHCVYTYGRGWNTKFAFAPGYDNGRAPYLVWDYSRAFTLSAWALHQDDEHDQGFVAFQRRLVYTHRPYWAYLTDWVGGNTLRTGLGNDVKKVTVVGYPTYWPLTGESQGTCTGDAEPFPGFTEHATVLHGCRMTPGSSGGPWFSTMTSADSGEVFAVTTLGRFLLPDPYALAVPNDWEVWCMYLIASARS; encoded by the coding sequence GTGGCCGCCCTCGCGACCATGGCGGTCGCCGGCGTCGTCGCACTCGTGCCCCACGGTGTGCCGGGAGCCTCGGCGGCGGAGCCGGTGAGGGACATGGCCGGTGCCGTCCTCCAGTCCCCGCCCGAGCCGAGGGCCGCGATACCGCATCGCTCGTCGTCCCCGGACTCCGATCCGCTCGGCTACTGGACCGCCGACAGGATGCGGTCGGCGGTGAGGGCCGGGTCGCCGGCCGGCGCCCGTGCCGAAGCGACAGCCGGGAACTCCGCGTCCGGGCATCCGATGCAGACCGTCGGAAAGCTCTTCTACGTCGACGCGAACGGCCAGGACAGCTGGTGTACCGCAGCCGTGATCAACGGTTCGTCGCACAACCTGGTGGAGACCGCCGGACACTGCGTGTACACGTACGGGCGGGGCTGGAACACGAAGTTCGCTTTCGCTCCCGGATACGACAACGGCAGGGCGCCGTACCTGGTCTGGGACTACTCGCGGGCCTTCACCCTCTCAGCCTGGGCTCTGCACCAGGACGACGAGCACGACCAGGGGTTCGTCGCCTTCCAGCGGCGCCTGGTGTACACCCATCGACCGTACTGGGCCTACCTCACCGACTGGGTCGGCGGCAACACGCTGAGAACGGGCCTGGGCAACGATGTTAAGAAGGTGACGGTGGTCGGCTATCCGACCTACTGGCCCCTCACCGGGGAGAGCCAGGGCACCTGCACCGGCGACGCGGAGCCGTTCCCCGGCTTCACCGAGCACGCCACGGTGCTGCACGGGTGCCGGATGACCCCTGGCTCCTCCGGCGGCCCCTGGTTCAGCACGATGACGTCCGCCGATTCCGGAGAGGTGTTCGCCGTCACCACCCTGGGCAGGTTCCTCCTGCCCGACCCGTACGCTCTCGCGGTTCCGAACGATTGGGAGGTCTGGTGCATGTATCTCATCGCCAGCGCGCGAAGCTGA
- a CDS encoding cystathionine gamma-synthase, whose product MMTHGFSTRPIHIGQEPDPTTGAIIPPIHQTSTFVQDGIGGLRGGYQYGRAANPTRDSLQSLLASLEGGVSALSFASGLAAEDALLRAVLRPGDHVVLGNDVYGGTHRLIDRIHGAWDVRNTTVDLTDLDAVGVALATGRTRLLWIETPSNPLMKISALAALAALGHSAGALVVVDNTFASPALQQPLSFGADVVVHSTTKYLGGHSDVIGGALVFAGEELAEKARFVQFAAGAVSAPMDAWLTIRGIKTLAVRMQRHTENAQAIADALLGRPGIQAVYYPGLPTHPGHALAARQMSGFGGMLSVTLTGGAATARRFAESTEVFQLAESLGGVESLIGYPAEMTHASVRGTELDVPGNVVRLSVGIEDIADLLADVEQALGRASL is encoded by the coding sequence CTGATGACACACGGTTTCTCCACTCGCCCCATCCACATCGGCCAGGAGCCCGACCCGACGACGGGCGCGATCATTCCGCCGATCCACCAGACCTCGACCTTCGTCCAAGACGGCATCGGCGGTCTGCGCGGTGGCTACCAGTACGGCCGCGCCGCCAACCCCACCCGGGATTCCCTGCAGTCGCTGCTCGCCTCCCTGGAAGGCGGCGTCTCCGCGCTGTCTTTCGCTTCCGGCCTCGCCGCCGAAGACGCCCTGCTGCGCGCCGTGCTCAGACCCGGCGACCATGTCGTCCTGGGCAACGATGTCTATGGCGGCACGCACCGTCTGATCGACCGCATCCACGGCGCCTGGGACGTGCGCAACACCACGGTCGACCTGACCGACCTGGACGCTGTGGGCGTCGCCCTCGCGACCGGCCGTACCCGCCTGCTCTGGATCGAGACCCCGAGCAACCCGCTCATGAAGATCAGCGCCCTGGCCGCCCTGGCCGCCCTCGGCCACAGCGCCGGTGCGCTCGTCGTCGTGGACAACACCTTCGCCTCGCCCGCGCTTCAGCAGCCGCTGTCGTTCGGCGCGGATGTCGTCGTCCACTCGACCACCAAGTACCTCGGCGGTCACTCCGACGTGATCGGCGGAGCGCTCGTCTTCGCCGGCGAGGAGCTCGCCGAGAAAGCACGGTTCGTCCAGTTCGCCGCCGGGGCCGTCTCCGCGCCGATGGACGCCTGGCTCACCATCCGCGGCATCAAGACCCTCGCCGTCCGCATGCAGCGCCACACCGAGAACGCGCAGGCGATCGCAGACGCCCTCCTCGGCCGCCCCGGCATCCAGGCCGTCTATTACCCCGGACTGCCGACGCATCCTGGCCACGCTCTCGCCGCCCGCCAGATGAGCGGCTTCGGCGGGATGCTCTCCGTCACCCTCACCGGCGGCGCCGCGACGGCACGCCGGTTCGCCGAGTCCACCGAAGTCTTCCAGCTCGCGGAGTCGCTCGGCGGCGTCGAGTCCCTCATCGGCTATCCGGCCGAGATGACCCACGCCTCCGTGCGCGGTACGGAACTCGACGTGCCCGGCAATGTGGTCCGCCTGTCGGTCGGGATCGAGGACATCGCAGACCTGCTGGCGGATGTCGAGCAGGCGCTGGGGCGGGCGTCGCTCTAG
- a CDS encoding acyltransferase family protein, which translates to MRILGVDLARGVALLAMFVAHTAPLTRESPFPLKLLTFSDHFAMPLFAVMIGVSAGLASRNALADGQRASQSRFRNGFAIRGLLLIALGILAGFFGAQVYPILHYCGAVCLLLLPFLFVRARWLAGATVAAAVVSSALMPIIADGTLALWSMHGALLPRLLTMVAGFFFFDPAYRVTSVLAFALVGLAIARTGFRTRAMLTTGAAGAALLAAGFVSASLFGVAVSPHSGTLPELSVSTGWALIVLAVCALTGEIAARPGSTLGRALSPVAALGSMTLTFYIAQLAVLGVWTRFFSPSDDHWWMLALLSGGSLAGAVLFRRFLGGGPLERMVAVIAYGGRRARPA; encoded by the coding sequence ATGCGTATCCTCGGGGTCGACCTGGCGCGCGGTGTGGCGCTGCTGGCCATGTTCGTCGCACACACGGCACCGCTCACGAGGGAGTCGCCCTTCCCGCTCAAGCTCCTGACCTTCTCAGACCACTTCGCGATGCCGCTGTTCGCGGTGATGATCGGGGTCTCGGCGGGTCTCGCGTCCCGGAACGCCCTCGCCGACGGCCAGAGAGCGTCGCAAAGCCGGTTCCGCAACGGGTTCGCCATCCGGGGGCTGCTGCTGATCGCCCTCGGCATCCTGGCCGGGTTCTTCGGGGCGCAGGTGTACCCGATCCTGCACTACTGCGGAGCCGTCTGCTTGCTGCTCTTGCCGTTCCTCTTCGTCCGCGCACGCTGGCTCGCGGGAGCGACCGTCGCGGCCGCGGTCGTCAGTTCCGCGCTGATGCCGATCATCGCAGACGGGACCCTGGCGTTGTGGAGCATGCACGGAGCGCTCCTTCCGCGTCTGCTGACGATGGTCGCCGGGTTCTTCTTCTTCGATCCCGCCTACCGGGTCACCTCGGTTCTCGCCTTCGCCCTCGTCGGACTCGCGATCGCGCGCACCGGTTTCCGCACACGCGCCATGCTCACGACCGGAGCGGCCGGGGCCGCGCTCCTCGCGGCGGGTTTCGTCTCCGCTTCCCTCTTCGGCGTCGCGGTCTCCCCGCATTCCGGCACCCTGCCAGAACTCAGCGTCTCGACCGGGTGGGCGCTCATCGTCCTCGCCGTCTGCGCTCTGACGGGAGAGATCGCAGCCCGGCCGGGCTCGACCCTCGGCAGAGCCCTCTCCCCCGTCGCCGCCCTCGGTTCGATGACCCTGACCTTCTACATCGCCCAGCTGGCCGTTCTGGGCGTCTGGACCCGCTTCTTCTCACCGTCCGACGATCACTGGTGGATGCTCGCGCTCCTGAGCGGCGGTTCGCTCGCCGGGGCCGTCCTCTTCCGCCGCTTCCTGGGCGGCGGACCTCTGGAGCGGATGGTCGCCGTGATCGCCTACGGCGGTCGCCGCGCACGTCCAGCGTGA
- a CDS encoding metal-dependent transcriptional regulator, translating into MPVSSLSAVAQDYLKVIWCATEWEGDPITVKQLAERMGVRAATASDSIRRLADQGLLVHEPYGGIELTDAGRHGAVAMVRRHRLIETFLVEELGYGWDEVHDEAEVLEHAVSDELVDRIDRRLGYPARDPHGDPIPTADGTARRPDAEPLLTARTGVALQIVRISDADPAILRYLGERGIGLDAEVTVDEHREFAGDVTVRLHGEPMVLGSAAAGAVWVTTR; encoded by the coding sequence ATGCCCGTGTCCTCCCTCTCCGCCGTTGCCCAGGACTACCTGAAGGTCATCTGGTGCGCGACCGAGTGGGAGGGCGACCCCATCACCGTCAAGCAGCTGGCCGAGCGGATGGGCGTCCGGGCAGCGACGGCCTCCGACAGCATCCGCCGTCTCGCCGACCAGGGCCTGCTCGTACACGAGCCGTACGGCGGCATCGAACTCACCGACGCCGGCCGCCACGGCGCGGTCGCGATGGTCCGCCGGCACCGGCTGATCGAGACGTTCCTCGTGGAGGAGCTCGGCTACGGCTGGGATGAGGTCCACGACGAGGCCGAGGTGCTCGAACACGCGGTCTCCGACGAACTGGTCGACCGGATCGACCGGCGCCTCGGCTACCCGGCGCGCGACCCGCACGGAGACCCCATCCCGACCGCCGACGGCACAGCCCGCCGACCGGACGCAGAGCCCCTGCTCACGGCACGCACCGGCGTAGCACTCCAGATCGTCCGCATCTCGGACGCCGATCCCGCGATCCTCCGCTACCTCGGCGAGCGCGGCATCGGGCTGGATGCGGAGGTCACGGTGGACGAGCATCGGGAGTTCGCGGGGGATGTGACGGTCCGCCTCCACGGCGAGCCGATGGTTCTCGGCTCGGCAGCTGCGGGGGCGGTCTGGGTGACCACCCGCTAG
- a CDS encoding CD225/dispanin family protein — protein MTSQPAPGTPQQPESAQPESSQPQPLQPQQAVPPRQPATHLASSIVSTALFWPVGIAAILKSVAARRALAAQDLPAATAAGKSARTLAIVGTCIGSVLLLVSVVMTIAVTTASLHAAESEDAVSDASIDVEDLDVGDCLALPASGIASTVELLDCAGPHTAEVFHTFEMAGAAAFPGAEAVKQAASEACTGEAFAQYIGAETDASGYSINYFGPTSASWSMQNRGITCFLVSAEEGGELTGSARG, from the coding sequence GTGACGTCTCAGCCTGCCCCCGGAACGCCGCAGCAGCCCGAGTCCGCCCAACCCGAGTCCAGCCAGCCCCAGCCGCTCCAGCCTCAGCAGGCAGTGCCGCCCCGGCAGCCGGCCACCCACCTCGCCTCCTCAATCGTCTCCACCGCGCTGTTCTGGCCGGTCGGCATCGCCGCAATCCTCAAGTCGGTCGCCGCGCGGCGCGCGCTCGCGGCCCAGGACCTCCCGGCGGCGACCGCGGCCGGCAAGAGCGCCCGCACCCTGGCGATCGTCGGCACCTGCATCGGGTCCGTGCTGTTGCTGGTCTCGGTCGTCATGACGATCGCGGTCACGACAGCCTCCCTCCATGCCGCCGAGAGCGAAGACGCCGTCTCGGACGCATCGATCGATGTCGAGGACCTCGACGTCGGCGACTGCCTGGCGCTCCCGGCCAGCGGCATCGCGAGCACCGTCGAACTCCTCGACTGCGCCGGGCCGCACACCGCCGAGGTCTTCCACACCTTCGAGATGGCCGGCGCCGCCGCGTTCCCCGGTGCCGAGGCCGTGAAGCAGGCGGCCAGCGAAGCCTGCACCGGCGAAGCGTTCGCGCAGTACATCGGAGCGGAGACCGACGCTTCGGGCTACTCGATCAACTACTTCGGCCCGACGTCCGCCTCCTGGTCGATGCAGAATCGCGGCATCACCTGCTTCCTCGTCTCCGCGGAAGAGGGCGGCGAGCTCACCGGTTCCGCCCGCGGCTAG